A window of Chitinophagales bacterium contains these coding sequences:
- a CDS encoding fumarate reductase/succinate dehydrogenase flavoprotein subunit: MLNSKIPAGPLEQKWSDYKGHVKLVNPANKRKLEVIVIGTGLAGASAAAALGELGYKVKAFCFQDSPRRAHSIAAQGGINAAKNYQNDGDSVFRLFYDTVKGGDYRAREANVHRLAEVSTNIIDQCVAQGVPFAREYGGLLSNRSFGGTQVQRTFYAAGQTGQQLLIGAYQALERQVSLGNVEMYNRHEMLEVVLIDGKARGIIARDLVSGQLERHFGHAVLLCSGGYGNVFYLSTNAMGSNVTAIWKAHKKGAYFGNPCFTQIHPTCIPVSGDHQSKLTLMSESLRNDGRIWVPKKQGDNRHPGQIPEEERDYYLERRYPAFGNLVPRDVASRAAKERCDAGFGVGTSKQAVYLDYADAIKRYGRIEAGKQGLANADEATIIKMGKEVVKEKYGNLFDMYEKITGENPYEVPMRIYPAVHYTMGGIWVDYELMTTIPGLYALGEANFSDHGANRLGASALMQGLADGYFVIPYTLGNYLADDIRTNSIPTNHPAFEEAEKSVRDRIETLMNIKGTQTVESFHKRLGKIMWDKCGMARNAEGLKQAIAEIQQLKKEFWSDVRIPGEINEMNTELDKANRVADFIELGELMCLDALDRNESCGGHFREESQTEEGEAKRNDEQYSYVSAWEYKGDHQWQLHTEELNFEVAKPTQRSYK; encoded by the coding sequence ATGCTTAATTCAAAAATACCCGCAGGACCTTTAGAACAGAAGTGGTCGGATTACAAAGGACATGTGAAGCTGGTCAACCCCGCGAACAAACGCAAACTGGAAGTGATCGTTATCGGTACCGGACTGGCCGGTGCATCAGCCGCCGCCGCTCTTGGCGAATTAGGTTATAAAGTAAAAGCGTTTTGTTTTCAGGACAGTCCCCGTCGTGCCCACTCGATCGCTGCACAAGGCGGGATCAACGCTGCCAAAAATTACCAGAATGACGGAGACAGTGTCTTCCGTCTTTTTTATGATACGGTAAAAGGAGGTGACTACCGCGCCCGTGAGGCCAATGTACACCGCCTGGCCGAAGTAAGTACCAATATCATTGATCAATGCGTGGCGCAGGGTGTACCCTTTGCCCGTGAATATGGTGGCCTGTTGAGCAACCGCTCCTTTGGTGGTACACAGGTACAAAGGACCTTTTATGCTGCCGGACAAACAGGGCAGCAATTGTTGATCGGCGCCTATCAGGCCCTCGAAAGACAAGTCTCTCTGGGTAACGTAGAAATGTACAATCGCCACGAAATGCTGGAGGTGGTACTTATTGATGGCAAAGCCCGGGGGATCATTGCCCGCGACCTCGTATCAGGTCAGCTCGAACGCCATTTCGGTCATGCCGTATTGTTGTGCTCCGGCGGCTATGGTAACGTATTCTATCTTTCTACCAATGCCATGGGTAGCAATGTGACCGCCATTTGGAAAGCACATAAGAAAGGGGCCTATTTTGGAAACCCCTGCTTTACCCAAATACATCCCACCTGTATCCCCGTGTCGGGTGATCACCAGAGCAAACTGACACTGATGTCAGAATCGCTCCGGAACGATGGCCGTATCTGGGTACCCAAAAAACAAGGAGATAACCGTCATCCGGGGCAGATACCCGAAGAGGAAAGAGATTATTACCTGGAGAGAAGATATCCTGCGTTTGGTAACCTGGTTCCGCGTGATGTGGCCTCCCGCGCTGCGAAGGAAAGATGTGATGCAGGCTTTGGTGTGGGTACCTCCAAACAAGCCGTTTACCTGGATTATGCAGATGCCATCAAACGGTATGGTCGCATTGAAGCGGGTAAACAAGGCCTTGCCAATGCCGACGAAGCCACCATCATTAAAATGGGGAAAGAAGTGGTCAAAGAAAAATATGGTAACCTCTTTGATATGTACGAGAAGATCACCGGCGAAAACCCCTACGAAGTGCCGATGCGGATCTATCCCGCCGTACACTATACCATGGGAGGAATTTGGGTGGATTATGAACTAATGACAACCATTCCCGGTTTATATGCATTGGGTGAAGCCAATTTTTCTGATCATGGAGCTAACCGTTTGGGTGCTTCGGCCCTGATGCAGGGGCTGGCCGACGGATACTTTGTGATCCCCTATACATTGGGTAATTACCTGGCTGATGATATTCGCACCAACTCGATCCCGACTAATCACCCGGCCTTTGAGGAGGCAGAAAAATCGGTGCGTGACCGTATCGAAACGCTTATGAATATCAAAGGAACGCAAACCGTAGAGAGCTTCCACAAGCGTTTGGGTAAGATCATGTGGGACAAATGCGGAATGGCCCGCAATGCCGAAGGATTAAAACAAGCGATTGCGGAAATTCAACAGTTGAAAAAAGAATTCTGGAGTGATGTACGTATCCCCGGAGAGATCAATGAAATGAATACCGAATTGGATAAGGCCAACCGCGTGGCCGATTTTATTGAACTCGGCGAACTGATGTGTCTGGATGCACTCGACAGAAATGAAAGCTGTGGGGGACATTTCCGCGAAGAAAGCCAGACCGAGGAAGGAGAGGCCAAACGCAACGACGAGCAATATTCGTATGTATCTGCCTGGGAATATAAAGGCGATCACCAATGGCAATTACATACGGAAGAACTGAACTTTGAAGTAGCGAAACCCACTCAAAGAAGTTATAAATAA
- a CDS encoding succinate dehydrogenase cytochrome b subunit, producing the protein MNWSVIFTSSIGKKIVMAVTGLFLITFLVVHAGINACIFKDVVDPTDDGDMFNRAADFMGKTVVIRLMEVVLIAGFLVHIFQGFALEKSNRSKRKQGYAVNLSNRGSKWYSRSMGLLGTILFLFLLLHWWHFWIPSRFTHAGLELPVTLSNGRVSHDMFTLMQVTFSEWWVVIVYVLACVSLAYHLLHGFQSAFRTLGVSNSRYMGLIRAAGVGYSILISLVFALMPISMKLGWVGKAL; encoded by the coding sequence ATGAACTGGTCTGTAATATTTACCTCCTCGATTGGCAAGAAGATAGTGATGGCTGTAACGGGACTCTTCCTCATTACATTTTTAGTGGTCCATGCCGGCATCAATGCCTGCATTTTTAAGGATGTAGTGGATCCCACCGATGATGGGGATATGTTCAACCGTGCCGCCGATTTCATGGGCAAAACGGTTGTCATCCGCCTGATGGAAGTGGTGCTGATCGCCGGTTTTCTTGTTCATATTTTCCAGGGTTTTGCCTTGGAGAAATCGAACAGAAGCAAACGTAAACAAGGATATGCCGTAAACCTCAGTAACCGGGGAAGCAAATGGTACAGCCGTTCCATGGGACTGCTGGGTACCATTCTCTTCTTATTCCTCCTTTTGCATTGGTGGCATTTCTGGATCCCTTCCCGGTTTACCCATGCTGGTCTGGAATTGCCAGTTACATTATCTAATGGACGAGTATCGCATGATATGTTCACCCTGATGCAGGTAACCTTTTCCGAGTGGTGGGTCGTGATTGTGTATGTGCTGGCTTGCGTATCGCTGGCCTATCACCTGCTGCATGGTTTCCAGAGTGCCTTCCGCACCCTGGGGGTATCAAATTCCCGATACATGGGGCTGATCCGTGCTGCCGGGGTGGGTTATTCCATCCTCATTTCATTGGTCTTTGCCCTCATGCCCATCAGTATGAAACTGGGCTGGGTAGGAAAGGCCCTTTGA
- a CDS encoding N-acetylmuramic acid 6-phosphate etherase has protein sequence MSFEKITEQPSPYRHLEKMTVGEILTNINQEDQTVPAAVARAIPAIEKLVEAAADRMLAGGRLFYVGAGTSGRLGVVDASECPPTYGVPYGLVIAVIAGGEKAITMAVEFAEDSREEGWNDLLHHAVNEKDFVIGIAASGTTPYVIGALEECRKRGILTGCITNNPGSPLEATADFPVVVEVGPEFVTGSTRMKSGTSQKLVLNMISTTIMIQLGRVEDNKMVNMQLSNEKLVDRGTKMVMERLQLKDYEQAKELLLKHGSVRKAVESYA, from the coding sequence ATGTCTTTTGAAAAGATCACGGAGCAACCAAGCCCTTATCGTCACCTGGAAAAAATGACGGTAGGGGAGATACTTACGAATATCAACCAGGAGGATCAGACCGTACCTGCCGCGGTGGCCAGGGCCATTCCAGCCATTGAAAAACTGGTGGAAGCGGCTGCTGACCGTATGCTGGCCGGAGGCCGGCTCTTTTATGTTGGGGCGGGAACATCGGGTCGCCTGGGAGTTGTAGATGCTTCTGAATGTCCGCCTACCTATGGGGTGCCTTACGGACTGGTGATCGCCGTAATCGCCGGGGGTGAAAAGGCTATTACGATGGCTGTAGAATTTGCAGAGGACAGCCGCGAAGAAGGGTGGAATGACCTGCTCCACCATGCGGTGAATGAAAAAGATTTTGTGATCGGGATCGCAGCCAGTGGAACCACCCCGTATGTGATCGGGGCCCTGGAAGAATGCAGGAAAAGAGGGATACTTACGGGTTGCATTACCAACAACCCCGGTTCACCACTCGAAGCCACAGCCGATTTTCCGGTAGTGGTGGAAGTAGGGCCTGAATTCGTTACCGGTAGTACCCGGATGAAAAGCGGAACCTCCCAAAAACTGGTCCTGAATATGATCTCTACCACCATCATGATCCAATTGGGCAGGGTAGAAGATAATAAGATGGTCAACATGCAATTGAGCAATGAAAAATTGGTGGACAGGGGAACAAAAATGGTGATGGAACGTTTGCAATTGAAAGATTACGAACAAGCGAAGGAATTGCTGCTAAAACATGGCAGTGTCCGAAAAGCGGTGGAAAGCTATGCATGA
- a CDS encoding N-acetylglucosamine kinase, translating to MPETIKLVADSGATKTEWCLLEGKKKRTIITQGISPYFLSPQEIENVLLKELVPKLKKQMPDDIFYYGTGLANPDNVRLIKKVLRKVFPGAKAHADHDMMAAARALCGDEKGVACILGTGSNSCFFDGKKMVRNRPGLGYVLGDEGSGAYLGKKVVQYYLYETFDEELTYRFNIKYATNRMEILDHVYKKPFPNRYLAGFAVFLAENRGHYMVENIIEDGLNDFFYAHLNKYPEIWRYPVHFVGGVAYGFKDVLTELCRTYEFELGKVMKNPMEGLIDYYR from the coding sequence ATGCCAGAGACGATAAAATTGGTCGCTGATAGCGGGGCTACCAAGACAGAATGGTGCCTGCTGGAGGGAAAGAAGAAGCGAACGATCATTACCCAGGGCATTAGCCCTTATTTCCTGTCGCCACAAGAGATAGAAAATGTATTGTTAAAAGAATTGGTGCCCAAGCTTAAGAAGCAAATGCCGGACGATATTTTTTATTATGGTACCGGTCTCGCCAATCCGGATAATGTCCGCCTCATAAAAAAAGTTTTGCGAAAGGTCTTTCCTGGTGCCAAAGCCCATGCCGACCACGATATGATGGCCGCGGCACGGGCGCTTTGTGGCGATGAAAAAGGGGTAGCCTGTATACTGGGTACCGGCTCTAATTCCTGTTTTTTTGATGGAAAGAAAATGGTGCGTAACCGCCCGGGACTGGGCTATGTATTGGGCGACGAAGGCAGTGGGGCCTACCTGGGTAAAAAAGTAGTGCAATATTATCTCTACGAAACCTTTGATGAAGAACTTACCTACCGCTTCAATATCAAGTATGCCACCAACCGGATGGAAATACTGGATCATGTCTATAAAAAACCATTCCCCAACCGGTATCTGGCGGGTTTTGCCGTTTTTCTGGCTGAAAACCGGGGGCATTATATGGTGGAGAACATCATTGAAGACGGATTGAATGATTTCTTTTATGCCCATCTGAATAAATATCCAGAAATCTGGCGTTACCCGGTGCATTTTGTGGGAGGGGTGGCTTATGGATTTAAGGATGTTTTGACAGAACTTTGCCGTACGTATGAATTTGAACTGGGGAAAGTGATGAAAAACCCCATGGAGGGACTTATTGATTATTACAGATAA
- a CDS encoding PDZ domain-containing protein, with the protein MRNKKLQVWLPLLFAVVLIGGMYFGFRLRETTPSVSGFLKRDKRSSLQEIMDVVKTNYVDTVRTDSMQYDAIQEMINHLDPHSVYIPSSNLQQVNEEIAGNFEGIGIEFNIFFDTIHVLYVLPGGPSDKAGLHVGDRILRIDSTEVAGKNMLGDQVRKMVRGEGGTSVKVQVLRGNNKQEMTITRGRIPVPAVDAAYLLADSVGYIKLNKFSESSYREFMQALESLQKKGLKKLVFDLRDNGGGLLDQAVNIVDEFLDGEKLIVYTEGTHSKRRDYKCRRNGLFETGELVILINELSASASEVVAGALQDWDRAKIIGRRSFGKGLVQEQFPLSDGSALRLTIARYYTPAGRSIQRPYENGRKEYIEEIWERYGNGEMLSADSNKIANGKTYKTIVKKRPVYGGGGIMPDLFVAIDTSHIAGNVADFLYDIQFSSFVYNYYIQNRQQIDQFPSPEAFRKGFKTPNQLWKDLVIEAAKDTLDLNKVTAHDKEAVLKRFTASLARYKWRNTGFYEVINGTDPVVKAAMK; encoded by the coding sequence ATGAGGAATAAAAAATTACAGGTGTGGTTACCCCTCCTGTTCGCTGTAGTGCTGATAGGGGGAATGTATTTTGGCTTTCGCCTCCGCGAAACCACCCCCTCCGTGAGTGGATTTCTGAAACGGGACAAACGTTCCTCCCTTCAGGAGATCATGGATGTGGTAAAAACGAACTATGTGGATACGGTTCGTACCGATTCGATGCAATACGATGCCATCCAGGAAATGATCAACCACCTGGACCCCCACTCGGTCTATATCCCTTCCAGCAACCTGCAACAGGTGAATGAAGAAATTGCCGGAAATTTTGAGGGTATCGGAATCGAGTTCAATATCTTTTTTGATACTATTCATGTCCTGTATGTCCTTCCCGGAGGGCCCAGCGACAAAGCAGGGCTTCATGTGGGTGACCGGATCCTACGCATTGACAGTACCGAGGTAGCTGGAAAAAATATGTTGGGTGACCAGGTTAGAAAAATGGTCAGAGGCGAAGGGGGCACTTCGGTCAAAGTACAGGTATTACGCGGCAACAATAAGCAAGAGATGACCATCACCCGCGGAAGGATACCGGTGCCGGCTGTGGACGCCGCGTATTTATTGGCCGATTCAGTTGGTTATATCAAACTCAATAAATTCTCAGAATCCTCCTATCGGGAGTTTATGCAGGCACTGGAGTCTCTTCAGAAAAAAGGGCTCAAAAAACTCGTTTTTGACCTTCGGGACAATGGAGGTGGATTGCTGGACCAGGCAGTGAACATTGTGGATGAATTCCTCGATGGCGAAAAACTGATCGTTTATACGGAAGGGACGCATTCCAAACGACGCGACTATAAATGCCGTCGAAACGGATTATTTGAGACAGGAGAACTTGTTATCCTGATCAATGAATTGTCGGCCAGTGCGAGTGAGGTAGTAGCAGGTGCCTTACAAGACTGGGACCGGGCAAAGATCATAGGCCGTCGTTCCTTTGGAAAAGGATTGGTACAGGAACAATTTCCTTTGAGTGATGGCTCGGCTCTTCGCCTCACCATCGCCCGCTATTATACCCCGGCTGGTCGGAGCATTCAACGGCCCTATGAAAATGGACGGAAAGAATACATTGAGGAAATCTGGGAAAGATATGGCAATGGGGAAATGCTAAGTGCTGACAGCAATAAGATCGCCAATGGCAAGACCTATAAAACCATTGTAAAGAAAAGACCGGTATATGGTGGCGGGGGAATCATGCCTGATCTTTTTGTAGCCATTGATACAAGTCATATTGCCGGGAATGTGGCGGATTTTCTCTATGATATCCAGTTTAGCAGTTTTGTTTACAATTACTATATCCAGAACCGCCAGCAGATCGATCAGTTTCCTTCACCGGAGGCTTTTCGGAAAGGATTTAAAACACCCAATCAGCTTTGGAAAGACCTCGTAATTGAGGCGGCAAAAGACACTCTTGATCTGAATAAAGTGACCGCGCATGATAAGGAGGCGGTGCTTAAACGCTTTACGGCCAGTCTCGCCCGCTATAAGTGGAGAAATACCGGATTTTATGAAGTGATAAATGGTACGGATCCGGTGGTGAAGGCAGCAATGAAGTGA
- a CDS encoding RNA polymerase sigma factor, protein MTTGLNDNELISRVLQGDQAAFADLVEQYKGYVFTLVLRFIKSREEAEEIAQDIFIKAYRNLADFRGASKFSTWLYTIVNTTCITHLRKKKLEIHSLDNEHVFERADNIDSGFSANQVEHKSKLDMVTRAIKMLSPDDAEVITLFYKAEQSLEEIGQIMGLEPNTVKVRLHRARQRLKEKMETHFAQEISDLH, encoded by the coding sequence ATGACCACCGGACTTAATGATAATGAGCTCATTAGCAGGGTACTGCAGGGAGATCAGGCCGCATTTGCCGACCTGGTGGAGCAGTATAAAGGATATGTTTTCACCCTGGTGCTGCGTTTTATCAAGAGTCGGGAGGAAGCGGAGGAAATAGCTCAGGATATATTTATAAAGGCCTACCGAAACCTGGCTGACTTTCGGGGGGCATCTAAATTCAGCACCTGGCTGTACACCATCGTCAACACCACCTGCATCACCCACCTGAGAAAGAAGAAACTGGAGATCCATTCGCTGGATAATGAACATGTATTTGAAAGGGCAGACAATATTGATTCGGGATTTAGCGCTAATCAGGTAGAACATAAATCGAAACTGGACATGGTGACCCGGGCCATCAAAATGTTGAGTCCCGACGATGCCGAAGTGATCACCCTGTTCTACAAAGCGGAACAAAGTTTGGAAGAGATCGGACAGATCATGGGTTTGGAGCCCAATACTGTTAAAGTACGATTGCACCGGGCAAGACAAAGACTGAAAGAGAAAATGGAAACACATTTTGCACAAGAAATAAGTGACCTTCATTAA
- a CDS encoding pyridoxal-phosphate dependent enzyme, whose amino-acid sequence MNIKNNILETIGNTPLIRLNKITRDLPCLVAAKVDYFNPGNSIKDRMALKMVEVAEKEGKLKPGGTIIECTSGNTGMGLALAAVVKGYKCIFATTDKQSKEKVDILKAVGAEVIVCPTNVEPDDPQSYYSVARRLHQEIPNSFFCNQYDNLANRLAHYESTGPEIWEQTDGKITHLVVTAGTGGTVTGTAQFLKEKNPNIQIWAIDVYGSLLTKYFRTGVADMKEVHPYFSEGFGEDFVPENYDMSVIDHFEQVTDKDGAIMARKLAREEGIFCGYSAGSCVQGLIQLKDRLKKDDLVVCIFHDHGSRYVGKVYNDQWMIERGFLDVKTFKDIISSRGSKKLITLTPEQTVAEAVALMKKYDIEHIPVMNEAQLVGAISESGLFQKLFDNPDLRKEKVASFLEAPYPLVDFSTPVERLSGMINKGNGAVLARDEAGHFHIVTKYDLLQALTK is encoded by the coding sequence ATGAATATTAAGAACAACATTCTCGAAACGATTGGCAATACTCCCTTGATCCGTTTGAACAAGATTACCCGCGATCTCCCTTGTCTGGTGGCGGCCAAAGTCGATTATTTTAATCCGGGTAATTCCATCAAAGACCGGATGGCGCTGAAGATGGTAGAAGTGGCAGAAAAAGAAGGTAAACTCAAACCCGGTGGCACCATCATTGAATGTACCTCGGGAAATACCGGAATGGGCCTGGCCCTGGCTGCGGTGGTCAAAGGCTATAAGTGCATTTTCGCTACCACCGATAAGCAATCCAAGGAAAAAGTAGATATCCTGAAAGCCGTAGGTGCCGAAGTGATCGTGTGCCCGACCAATGTAGAACCCGATGACCCGCAAAGCTATTATTCAGTTGCCCGCCGCTTGCACCAGGAGATTCCCAATTCTTTTTTCTGTAATCAATACGATAATCTGGCCAACCGGTTGGCCCACTATGAAAGTACGGGCCCGGAGATCTGGGAGCAAACGGATGGAAAGATCACTCACCTGGTGGTTACGGCCGGTACCGGAGGAACCGTGACCGGAACGGCTCAATTCCTGAAGGAGAAAAATCCCAATATCCAGATTTGGGCCATTGATGTCTACGGTTCCCTGCTTACCAAATACTTCCGGACAGGGGTTGCCGATATGAAAGAAGTACACCCTTATTTTTCTGAAGGCTTTGGAGAGGACTTCGTCCCCGAGAATTATGACATGAGTGTGATCGACCACTTTGAACAGGTAACGGACAAGGATGGAGCTATTATGGCCCGTAAACTGGCCCGTGAAGAAGGTATATTCTGTGGCTATTCCGCAGGCAGTTGTGTTCAGGGGCTGATACAATTAAAAGACCGGTTGAAAAAGGACGATCTCGTGGTCTGTATCTTCCATGACCACGGCAGCCGCTATGTGGGCAAGGTTTACAATGACCAATGGATGATCGAAAGGGGCTTTTTAGATGTAAAGACCTTTAAGGATATCATCAGCTCGCGTGGCTCCAAAAAACTCATCACCCTCACCCCCGAACAAACCGTAGCCGAAGCAGTTGCTTTGATGAAGAAATATGATATTGAACATATCCCGGTCATGAACGAAGCACAACTGGTAGGCGCGATCAGCGAAAGTGGTTTGTTTCAAAAATTATTTGATAACCCCGATCTGCGAAAAGAAAAAGTAGCCTCCTTCCTTGAAGCGCCCTACCCGCTGGTTGACTTCTCCACGCCCGTGGAGCGACTAAGCGGAATGATCAATAAAGGCAATGGAGCAGTGTTGGCTAGGGATGAAGCCGGCCATTTTCATATTGTCACCAAGTATGATTTGCTACAGGCGTTGACGAAGTAG
- the fbaA gene encoding class II fructose-bisphosphate aldolase produces the protein MSKYKAGVLFGEELEALLNDAKANQFALPAVNTTGTNSINATLETAAKVNSPVIIQFSNGGAQFIAGKGMPNDKLQGNIQGAISGALHIHNVAKYYGVPVVLHTDHAAKKWLPWISGLIDAGEAFYKEKGQPLFSSHMLDLSEEPLEENVSTSVEFFKRMKPLGMAIEIELGVTGGEEDGVDNSDVENDKLYTQPAHVAYAYTELGKVGNLFTIAAAFGNVHGVYKPGNVELRPVILHNSQVYIEKELKTGPKPVYFVFHGGSGSPQHQIREAIGYGAIKMNIDTDLQWAFWEGILGYYQKNEAYLQGQLGNPEGEDKPNKKYYDPRVWLRKGEESFIKRLETAFVDLNCINRNA, from the coding sequence ATGAGCAAATACAAAGCCGGCGTGTTGTTTGGTGAAGAACTCGAAGCACTCCTCAATGACGCCAAAGCCAACCAATTCGCCCTTCCTGCCGTAAATACTACCGGCACAAACTCCATCAATGCCACCCTTGAAACGGCGGCCAAAGTCAATTCACCTGTTATCATTCAATTCTCAAACGGTGGTGCACAATTCATCGCCGGCAAGGGAATGCCCAACGATAAATTGCAAGGCAATATTCAGGGAGCGATCTCCGGCGCCCTGCATATTCATAATGTTGCCAAATATTACGGAGTACCTGTTGTACTGCACACCGATCATGCCGCCAAAAAATGGCTGCCCTGGATCAGTGGATTGATCGATGCGGGTGAAGCCTTTTATAAAGAAAAAGGGCAACCTCTCTTCAGCAGCCACATGCTTGACCTCAGTGAAGAACCATTGGAGGAAAATGTATCCACATCCGTTGAGTTTTTCAAACGCATGAAACCCCTGGGCATGGCCATTGAGATCGAACTGGGTGTGACCGGTGGAGAAGAGGACGGGGTGGATAACAGCGATGTGGAAAATGATAAACTTTACACCCAACCTGCGCACGTAGCGTATGCCTACACAGAATTAGGTAAAGTGGGTAATCTGTTCACCATTGCCGCTGCCTTTGGTAATGTACATGGTGTATATAAACCCGGTAACGTTGAGCTTCGTCCGGTGATCCTGCACAATAGCCAGGTGTATATTGAAAAAGAACTTAAGACAGGGCCTAAACCCGTCTACTTTGTATTCCATGGTGGAAGTGGCAGCCCGCAGCATCAGATCCGTGAAGCCATCGGTTATGGCGCCATTAAGATGAATATTGACACCGACCTTCAGTGGGCTTTCTGGGAAGGGATCTTGGGTTATTATCAGAAAAATGAAGCCTACCTTCAAGGTCAGCTGGGTAATCCCGAAGGCGAGGATAAACCCAACAAAAAATATTATGATCCACGTGTTTGGTTGCGCAAAGGGGAAGAGTCCTTTATCAAAAGGCTTGAAACCGCTTTTGTGGACCTCAACTGTATCAACCGGAATGCGTGA
- a CDS encoding serine acetyltransferase: MKKTFYSTLLQQHQSMEAVPSNQAIGSFVDDLIGLMFPEKTEQDIQGLEDIEKGFLDLEAGLIRLFESTRACKQCDNAEKAAQFFEVVPELYRLLNTDIEALLSGDPAARSRFEIIRAYPGFLAVAFYRIAHALYQLDIPFLPRIITEIAHSRTGIDIHPAAQVGEYFFIDHGTGTVIGETTRIGNHVKLYQGVTLGALSVDKEMADTKRHPTVEDHVIIYSGATILGGQTVIGHHSVIGGNVWLTKSVPPRSTVYHRAQIDVVEQPKSL; this comes from the coding sequence ATGAAAAAGACCTTCTACTCCACCCTGTTGCAACAGCACCAATCCATGGAAGCTGTCCCCTCTAACCAGGCGATCGGTAGTTTTGTGGATGACCTGATCGGGTTAATGTTTCCAGAAAAGACCGAACAGGATATTCAGGGATTGGAGGATATTGAAAAAGGTTTTCTTGACCTGGAGGCCGGATTGATTCGGCTATTTGAATCCACACGTGCCTGCAAGCAATGTGACAATGCAGAGAAAGCTGCACAATTCTTTGAGGTAGTTCCAGAACTTTACAGACTGCTTAATACCGATATTGAAGCGCTTTTGAGTGGTGACCCGGCAGCCAGAAGCCGGTTTGAGATCATTCGTGCTTACCCGGGGTTTTTAGCGGTCGCCTTTTATCGTATTGCTCACGCTTTGTATCAATTGGATATTCCTTTTCTTCCCCGCATCATTACCGAGATCGCTCATTCAAGAACGGGTATTGATATTCACCCGGCAGCCCAGGTTGGAGAGTATTTTTTTATTGATCATGGCACCGGAACGGTGATTGGAGAAACTACCCGCATAGGTAACCATGTAAAGCTCTATCAGGGCGTGACCCTGGGTGCATTAAGTGTAGATAAAGAAATGGCCGATACCAAACGGCACCCGACAGTAGAAGATCATGTCATTATTTATTCCGGCGCTACCATACTAGGCGGACAAACCGTGATCGGGCATCATAGTGTTATCGGAGGAAATGTTTGGCTAACCAAGAGTGTTCCTCCCCGGTCAACGGTTTACCACCGGGCCCAGATCGACGTGGTTGAACAACCCAAATCCTTATAA
- the cysM gene encoding cysteine synthase CysM — protein MASIIDLVGGTPMVELKKLNPNPAVRIFAKLEGNNPGGSVKDRPALNMIRSAIERGEIKAGSKLIEATSGNTGIALAMIARLYDLEIELVMPSSSTRERTLTMEAYGAHVTLLDSIEACRDYADATAASGKAFILNQFANPDNYLAHYKTTGPEIWKDTGGKITHFVSSMGTTGTIMGCSRYLKEQNEKIQIVGCQPTEESSIPGIRRWPKEYLPKIFEPERVDRVMDVSQEEATQMARKLAKQEAIFSGMSSGGAAAASIRLANELTEGCIVFIACDRGDRYLSSELFGG, from the coding sequence ATGGCGAGCATCATTGACCTGGTGGGTGGAACACCAATGGTTGAATTGAAAAAATTGAACCCCAACCCTGCTGTACGCATATTTGCGAAACTGGAAGGAAACAATCCGGGCGGAAGTGTAAAAGATCGACCCGCCCTGAATATGATCCGTTCGGCCATTGAACGGGGAGAGATAAAAGCGGGAAGTAAATTGATCGAAGCAACCAGTGGCAATACGGGTATAGCCCTCGCGATGATTGCACGTTTATATGATCTCGAGATAGAATTGGTGATGCCCTCTTCATCCACAAGGGAAAGAACACTTACCATGGAAGCCTACGGCGCACATGTCACCCTGCTGGATTCCATTGAAGCATGCCGTGATTATGCGGACGCAACAGCCGCATCCGGCAAGGCATTTATACTGAACCAGTTTGCCAATCCAGATAATTATCTGGCGCATTATAAAACAACAGGGCCGGAAATTTGGAAGGATACCGGAGGAAAGATCACCCATTTTGTCAGTTCCATGGGGACAACTGGCACAATTATGGGATGTTCCAGGTATCTGAAAGAACAGAACGAGAAAATACAGATCGTAGGTTGCCAGCCAACGGAAGAATCTTCAATTCCAGGTATTCGCCGTTGGCCAAAAGAATACCTGCCAAAGATTTTTGAACCCGAACGCGTTGACCGTGTGATGGATGTTTCCCAGGAGGAAGCGACTCAAATGGCACGCAAATTAGCAAAGCAGGAAGCCATCTTTTCGGGTATGAGCAGTGGTGGAGCTGCTGCCGCCTCGATCCGTTTGGCAAATGAATTAACGGAAGGGTGTATTGTTTTTATCGCGTGCGACAGAGGCGACCGATATTTAAGTAGTGAACTTTTTGGAGGCTAG